From a region of the Spelaeicoccus albus genome:
- a CDS encoding PfkB family carbohydrate kinase translates to MEHSTPRILGFGDNIVDRFVDRFVEYPGGNCVNVAVLARSLGADCAYMGVIGNDERGRFLSSAIADCGIDTSHVTSRHGPTGLTEIETIDGDRRFLGGNDGGVTVSDAYVLEPVDIEFAAGFDLVHSSVYSQSTNELDKLKATGSLVSYDFSSESEFRTDEYLSVVGPSIDLALLSSADDSGVDPASELPRIAEFGPSLVLATMGASGALLYDGGSVIRVPATKVEGEFVDTMGCGDAYLAAFVVELLRAGWSRKYRPDGTVLRRSMSIAAQAAADQCTVEGAFGYGRAIPADQ, encoded by the coding sequence ATGGAACACAGCACGCCGAGAATCCTCGGCTTCGGGGACAACATCGTTGACCGATTCGTCGACAGATTCGTTGAATATCCCGGTGGAAACTGCGTCAACGTTGCCGTCCTAGCCCGTTCACTGGGAGCCGATTGTGCTTACATGGGCGTGATCGGCAACGACGAACGCGGGCGATTTCTGAGTTCAGCAATCGCCGATTGCGGGATCGACACCTCACATGTCACCTCGCGGCACGGTCCCACCGGCTTGACTGAGATCGAGACGATTGACGGAGATCGCAGATTCCTCGGCGGAAATGACGGTGGCGTGACTGTGTCTGACGCGTACGTGCTGGAACCTGTTGATATTGAATTCGCGGCTGGCTTCGACCTCGTCCATTCAAGCGTCTACTCACAGAGCACCAACGAACTCGATAAGCTCAAAGCCACGGGTAGCCTCGTGTCGTATGACTTCTCGTCGGAGAGCGAGTTCCGCACGGACGAGTATCTGTCAGTCGTGGGGCCGTCGATAGATTTAGCCCTGCTCTCCTCCGCCGACGATAGCGGTGTCGATCCGGCAAGCGAACTGCCCCGGATCGCCGAGTTCGGCCCGTCTCTCGTCCTTGCCACCATGGGCGCATCGGGCGCTCTGCTGTACGACGGTGGCAGTGTGATCCGAGTGCCTGCCACCAAAGTGGAGGGCGAGTTCGTCGACACTATGGGATGCGGCGACGCCTATCTCGCAGCTTTCGTGGTTGAATTGCTTAGGGCAGGCTGGAGCCGTAAGTATCGTCCCGACGGCACGGTTCTCCGGCGAAGCATGAGCATTGCGGCGCAAGCCGCAGCAGATCAATGCACAGTCGAGGGTGCTTTCGGGTACGGCAGAGCCATCCCCGCGGACCAGTGA
- a CDS encoding helix-turn-helix transcriptional regulator, which translates to MQTLREPMTIYPLLTVDDLAAYLSKPKATFYAWRTRQLDPRAVRIGGNIRYRWEDVEAWIDQHIEE; encoded by the coding sequence ATGCAGACATTACGAGAACCCATGACCATCTATCCGCTACTGACCGTCGACGACCTGGCGGCCTACCTATCGAAGCCGAAAGCCACCTTCTACGCCTGGCGTACCCGGCAACTCGACCCAAGGGCTGTACGTATCGGCGGCAACATCCGATACCGGTGGGAAGACGTCGAAGCCTGGATCGACCAGCACATCGAAGAATGA
- a CDS encoding SIS domain-containing protein, with protein sequence MLDYDLDKHLNEQRSLVALRPQIEEIAALIHEGPYKNLYFVGAGGTYAAALPFERLFQTRSSFPARAVIGKEFILAPDPDFGADSVAVFGSESGTTPDILECIDFAKSKGALTIGVTGRAENPFAKAVDRVLLTEPGAWPIDVPYLTLSANLLHRRGEFDSYERLSTDLDALPEALTAVARAADPIGQAFAEKHTETDYHFLTGTGYLWGFTYLYSMCILEEMQWLKTTRVHGAEFFHGSLELLEKDTSVLLFLGEDETRPLMDRVENFVTSYSDDVTVIDTAGYDLPGVSRENRALLAPMIASAVMDRFSHHLAKVRDHSLDLRRYYRVVSY encoded by the coding sequence ATGCTCGATTACGACTTGGACAAACACCTCAACGAACAGCGGAGTCTCGTCGCGCTCCGTCCACAGATCGAGGAAATCGCGGCGCTGATCCACGAGGGCCCATACAAGAACCTCTACTTCGTCGGAGCTGGCGGCACGTACGCGGCGGCACTCCCCTTTGAACGCCTCTTCCAGACCCGGTCGAGCTTTCCGGCGCGTGCGGTGATCGGCAAGGAATTCATCCTCGCGCCCGATCCGGACTTCGGCGCGGACTCCGTGGCGGTGTTCGGCTCGGAATCGGGCACGACGCCCGACATTCTCGAGTGCATCGACTTCGCCAAATCCAAAGGCGCGCTGACTATCGGCGTGACGGGACGCGCCGAGAACCCCTTCGCGAAAGCCGTCGATCGCGTTCTGCTGACGGAGCCGGGAGCATGGCCTATAGACGTTCCGTACCTCACGCTTTCCGCGAATTTGTTGCATCGCCGCGGCGAGTTCGACTCCTATGAGCGCCTGAGCACCGATCTGGATGCGCTCCCCGAAGCACTCACCGCGGTGGCTCGTGCGGCCGATCCGATCGGCCAGGCATTCGCCGAAAAGCACACGGAGACCGACTACCACTTCTTGACGGGCACGGGTTACCTCTGGGGATTCACCTACCTCTATTCCATGTGCATCCTCGAAGAGATGCAATGGTTGAAAACCACGCGCGTGCATGGAGCTGAATTTTTCCACGGCTCGCTCGAACTCCTCGAGAAGGACACCAGCGTCCTTCTCTTCTTGGGCGAGGACGAGACGCGCCCTCTCATGGATCGCGTGGAGAACTTTGTCACGTCATATAGCGACGACGTCACAGTGATCGACACGGCCGGATACGATTTGCCCGGCGTCAGCAGGGAAAACCGGGCTCTTCTCGCCCCGATGATCGCCAGCGCAGTGATGGACCGGTTCAGCCACCACCTCGCAAAGGTGCGCGACCACTCGCTTGACCTGCGACGCTACTACCGCGTGGTCTCGTACTGA
- a CDS encoding phosphoenolpyruvate carboxykinase (GTP): MTLLENRPSTDALADAPTSHPGLLSWVRDVARLTSPDRVQWVSGSTAEKKALEDELVEAGTLVRLTKQKDSFYCASDPEDVARVEGRTFICSRNERDAGPTNNWAAPDEMKATMTELYRDCMRGRTMFVIPFVMGHLDADQPMYGVEITDSPYVVLSMLIMARVNSDVLAKMSRTNADFVKCLHSVGAPLEPGEQDVVWPCNPTKYISHFPEDRTVWSFGSGYGGNALLGKKCYALRIASAIAHDEGWLAEHMLILKLTNPEGESKFIAAAFPSACGKTNLAMIEPTIPGWKAEMLGDDIAWMRFGDDGQLYAVNPEFGMFGVAPGTGWSTNPNAMRAIEAGGNIFTNVALTDDGDVWWEGMTDETPEHLTDWRGNDWTPDSGRPAAHPNSRFCTPIENVPVVAPEWDNPNGVPISAIMFGGRRKTTMPLVTETLDWAHGVFMGATLSSETTAAATGQVGVVRRDPMAMLPFIGYDAGDYFAHWLALGERDGAVLPKIYYVNWFRRDENNKFIWPGFGENSRVLKWIVDRIDGKADAVETAIGRIPAPGSLDVAGLDFSDDELAKCLAVDPAEWDAELDDIADWFARIGDTLPSELADQRDALRGRLGLE, from the coding sequence ATGACCCTTCTTGAAAACCGGCCATCCACCGATGCCCTCGCCGATGCGCCCACTTCGCATCCCGGACTTCTCAGCTGGGTTCGCGACGTCGCCCGGTTGACTTCCCCCGACCGCGTTCAGTGGGTTTCCGGTTCGACCGCCGAAAAGAAGGCATTGGAAGATGAGCTCGTCGAGGCCGGGACTCTCGTCCGCCTGACGAAGCAGAAAGACTCGTTCTACTGCGCCTCCGACCCCGAGGACGTCGCCCGCGTCGAAGGTCGCACCTTTATCTGCTCACGTAATGAGCGCGATGCCGGCCCGACAAACAATTGGGCCGCGCCGGACGAGATGAAAGCCACCATGACGGAGCTCTACCGGGACTGCATGCGCGGACGCACCATGTTCGTCATCCCGTTCGTCATGGGTCATCTGGACGCCGATCAGCCGATGTACGGCGTCGAAATCACCGACTCGCCCTACGTCGTGCTCTCGATGTTGATCATGGCCCGCGTCAATAGCGACGTTCTGGCGAAGATGTCGCGCACGAATGCGGACTTCGTCAAGTGCCTGCACTCCGTGGGCGCTCCGCTTGAGCCCGGTGAACAGGACGTCGTCTGGCCGTGCAATCCGACGAAGTACATCAGTCACTTCCCGGAAGACCGGACCGTGTGGAGCTTCGGCTCGGGCTACGGCGGCAACGCACTCTTGGGCAAAAAATGCTACGCACTTCGGATCGCGTCGGCCATCGCGCACGACGAAGGCTGGCTGGCCGAGCACATGCTCATCCTGAAGCTGACGAATCCCGAAGGTGAGTCCAAATTCATCGCGGCCGCCTTCCCTTCGGCATGCGGGAAGACCAACCTGGCCATGATCGAGCCGACGATCCCGGGGTGGAAGGCCGAGATGCTCGGCGACGATATCGCCTGGATGCGCTTTGGCGACGACGGACAGTTGTACGCAGTCAACCCGGAGTTCGGCATGTTCGGCGTGGCGCCGGGCACCGGCTGGTCGACAAACCCGAATGCCATGCGCGCCATCGAGGCCGGCGGCAACATCTTCACCAACGTCGCGCTGACCGACGACGGCGACGTGTGGTGGGAAGGCATGACCGATGAAACCCCTGAGCATTTGACGGACTGGCGCGGCAATGACTGGACTCCCGATTCCGGGCGCCCGGCCGCGCACCCGAATTCGCGGTTCTGCACGCCGATCGAGAACGTCCCGGTCGTTGCGCCCGAGTGGGACAACCCCAATGGCGTGCCGATCTCCGCCATCATGTTCGGCGGACGCCGCAAGACGACGATGCCTCTCGTCACCGAGACCCTCGACTGGGCGCACGGCGTCTTCATGGGCGCCACGCTCTCGTCCGAGACGACCGCAGCCGCCACCGGCCAGGTCGGTGTGGTTCGCCGCGATCCCATGGCGATGCTGCCCTTCATCGGCTACGACGCTGGCGACTACTTCGCCCATTGGCTGGCCCTGGGTGAGCGGGACGGCGCGGTGCTGCCGAAGATCTACTACGTCAATTGGTTCCGCCGGGACGAGAACAATAAGTTCATTTGGCCCGGCTTCGGCGAGAACTCGCGCGTGCTGAAGTGGATAGTCGACCGTATCGACGGCAAGGCGGACGCCGTCGAAACGGCGATCGGACGCATTCCGGCCCCCGGTTCGCTTGACGTCGCCGGACTCGACTTCTCCGACGACGAGCTGGCCAAATGCCTCGCTGTCGATCCCGCCGAATGGGATGCCGAACTTGACGACATCGCCGACTGGTTCGCTCGAATCGGCGACACGCTGCCCAGCGAACTGGCCGACCAACGCGACGCACTTCGCGGCCGGCTCGGCCTGGAGTAA
- a CDS encoding tyrosine-type recombinase/integrase, with protein MPKWALPMFAVDMLLRRRVDDDASINELGVVFHTKTSSYIAPRIFARTWRTVRSFAGFEWVTGHTFRKTVATILESQADLRTSSLQLGHSSEAVTSTY; from the coding sequence GTGCCAAAATGGGCATTGCCGATGTTCGCGGTCGACATGCTGCTCCGCCGTCGCGTCGATGATGACGCTTCCATCAATGAACTCGGTGTCGTTTTCCACACGAAAACGTCGAGCTACATTGCACCCCGCATTTTTGCCCGGACATGGCGGACAGTTCGATCGTTCGCCGGATTCGAGTGGGTAACCGGGCACACATTCAGAAAGACTGTGGCAACGATCTTGGAGTCGCAGGCCGACCTGCGCACCAGCTCGCTCCAGCTCGGTCATTCAAGCGAGGCGGTCACCAGCACTTACTAA
- a CDS encoding LacI family DNA-binding transcriptional regulator, producing MTKPKSSPTISDVATAAGVGRATVARSLGGYGSVSEKTRANVLAAAQRIGYRPNTLAKSMKTRTTHTIGVVLADIGNPFFTDVLRGVSSVVREARYDLLLSTSDEDTDKEAASIDVLLNKLVDGIILAPVAGKAEPLRHLESLLEREVPLVMVDRKLNALDADAIVINNREASYAAVQEFIRHGHKRIGFVWGPTTNRPAADASEMRAIIERSISSEGGRLLGYMDALDDAGIEFDTSLVTHVHNDEHQAIRAVNGMMALSDPPTAILATETEALTGSLHAMQQRGLECPRDVSLIGFDDSAWASIMQPPMSIVAQPTFELGRLAARRLIERIDGDASPTRDYVLEATFVPRESVTTTDHVNS from the coding sequence TTGACAAAGCCCAAATCTTCACCAACAATCTCGGACGTAGCAACCGCTGCCGGTGTCGGACGAGCAACAGTCGCCCGATCACTCGGCGGATACGGGTCGGTAAGCGAGAAGACGCGTGCTAACGTCCTCGCTGCGGCACAGCGTATTGGTTACCGTCCAAATACTTTAGCCAAATCGATGAAGACGCGTACTACTCATACCATTGGCGTAGTACTGGCCGACATCGGTAACCCGTTCTTTACCGACGTCCTCCGTGGAGTCTCAAGCGTCGTACGCGAGGCAAGATACGACCTATTGCTGTCGACGTCCGACGAGGATACCGACAAAGAGGCAGCTTCAATTGACGTGCTTCTTAACAAACTGGTCGACGGGATTATCCTCGCGCCCGTGGCCGGCAAAGCCGAACCGCTAAGACATCTTGAGTCCTTGCTCGAACGGGAAGTTCCTTTGGTCATGGTAGACCGCAAGCTCAATGCGTTGGACGCCGATGCGATAGTCATCAACAATCGCGAAGCATCTTATGCCGCCGTGCAAGAGTTCATCAGACATGGTCACAAACGTATTGGCTTCGTGTGGGGCCCCACGACTAACCGGCCCGCTGCGGATGCGTCGGAAATGCGTGCCATCATCGAGAGGTCTATCTCAAGTGAAGGGGGACGTCTTCTCGGCTACATGGACGCGCTCGACGATGCCGGGATTGAATTCGATACCTCACTTGTCACACACGTCCACAACGACGAGCACCAGGCGATCCGGGCGGTGAATGGGATGATGGCGCTCAGCGATCCGCCGACTGCCATCCTCGCCACCGAGACCGAGGCGTTGACCGGCTCATTGCACGCGATGCAGCAACGGGGGCTTGAGTGCCCGCGAGATGTATCGCTGATAGGTTTCGATGACAGCGCATGGGCGTCAATTATGCAACCGCCCATGTCGATCGTTGCCCAACCGACGTTCGAGCTCGGTAGACTTGCAGCACGCAGGTTGATCGAACGTATCGACGGAGACGCTTCGCCGACCCGGGACTACGTTCTAGAGGCGACTTTTGTCCCAAGGGAATCGGTGACGACTACCGACCACGTCAATTCCTGA
- a CDS encoding MFS transporter has translation MKILLIGIGVGSVQMASGINVIMYYGQAVLTGTGLAGNGAPIAQIGPGIIAVIGAIIALKLMDRLDRRTTLLLGVTLTTISHILIAAATGLQHDAQQLLAILGALSWVFEFTTVPETRGRSPEDLDIAITAGSLRTLKERSSAASRKGLAHVGR, from the coding sequence CTGAAGATCCTGCTTATAGGAATTGGTGTAGGTTCCGTGCAGATGGCGTCTGGGATCAACGTGATCATGTATTACGGGCAGGCAGTGCTTACTGGGACAGGGTTGGCGGGAAACGGCGCGCCTATCGCTCAAATCGGGCCGGGCATCATCGCCGTCATCGGAGCAATTATTGCTCTGAAGTTGATGGACCGTTTGGATCGCCGGACGACGCTCTTGCTGGGAGTCACCTTAACGACTATCTCGCATATCCTGATTGCCGCGGCCACCGGCTTACAACACGACGCCCAACAATTGCTCGCGATACTCGGCGCACTGTCATGGGTCTTCGAATTCACGACTGTGCCAGAGACCCGCGGCCGATCGCCGGAGGACCTTGACATCGCTATTACGGCTGGTTCGCTCCGCACGCTGAAGGAGCGCTCGTCGGCCGCATCGCGGAAGGGCCTGGCACATGTGGGCCGATGA